The following are from one region of the Desulfovibrio sp. genome:
- a CDS encoding sigma 54-interacting transcriptional regulator, translating into MQCNATPSLLFMNAGQCLDTLDRVLIALSPGHSFQESLQELLAALAEDMHFDRPHIVVQDPDSGELRLSLSYDQADSPEAAYAPGSGITGQVFAEGHPIIVSCMRGRADFKNRMFGRSEEEMARLAFICVPVHVENGDKSEVVGILSADTPTAPQDELDLRCRFLQTVAILVGRQVAWLQEELSRRHACILADEPLANGLPSSIIARSKSMHHVLRRLTQAGAGKATVLLRGESGVGKELMAQALHAASPRRNKPLVMLNCAALPSELIEGELFGWRKGAFTGAVQNRAGLFRQADGGTLFLDEVGDLSAIAQAKVLRALQEGEIQPLGDERRIKVDVRLVCATNRPLEELVEQGLFREDLYYRINVFPVFIPPLRERPEDILPMVEHFIEMFSKEYGRPVRRVSTPAIDMLLAYHWPGNVRELRNVLERAVLICDDAVLRSHHLPGMLQGAKGGTPIWTTGTMGLTETVANVERELIVAALAKAGGNIHQAARDLNITYRIIYYKMKKYDIDFKKYLPPSITGSRPVALTPGSEARGVS; encoded by the coding sequence GTGCAGTGCAACGCGACACCATCCCTGTTGTTTATGAATGCGGGGCAATGTCTCGACACCCTTGATCGGGTGCTGATTGCCCTTTCCCCTGGCCATTCCTTTCAAGAATCCCTGCAGGAGCTACTGGCGGCCCTTGCCGAGGACATGCACTTCGACAGGCCGCACATCGTGGTGCAGGACCCGGACAGCGGCGAGTTGCGGCTGTCTCTGTCCTACGATCAGGCCGACTCCCCGGAGGCGGCCTATGCGCCGGGGTCGGGCATCACGGGGCAGGTCTTTGCCGAGGGGCATCCCATCATTGTGTCCTGTATGCGCGGACGGGCGGATTTCAAGAACCGCATGTTCGGCCGCAGTGAAGAAGAAATGGCCCGCCTGGCCTTTATCTGCGTGCCTGTGCATGTGGAAAACGGCGACAAGTCCGAGGTGGTGGGCATCCTCAGTGCCGATACGCCCACAGCGCCCCAGGACGAACTGGATTTGCGCTGCCGTTTTTTGCAGACAGTGGCCATCCTGGTGGGCAGGCAGGTAGCCTGGCTGCAGGAAGAGCTGAGCAGAAGGCACGCCTGCATACTTGCTGACGAACCCCTGGCCAACGGACTGCCATCATCCATCATCGCCCGGTCAAAAAGCATGCATCACGTGTTGCGACGCCTGACGCAGGCCGGGGCGGGCAAGGCCACGGTGCTGCTGCGGGGCGAATCCGGCGTGGGCAAGGAACTCATGGCGCAGGCACTGCACGCGGCCAGCCCCCGGCGCAATAAACCGCTGGTTATGCTCAACTGCGCGGCCCTGCCGTCGGAGCTTATCGAAGGCGAACTGTTCGGTTGGCGCAAGGGGGCCTTTACCGGAGCCGTGCAGAACAGGGCGGGCCTGTTCCGTCAGGCCGACGGGGGCACGCTTTTTCTGGATGAGGTGGGTGATCTGTCGGCCATAGCCCAGGCCAAGGTGCTGCGGGCCTTGCAGGAAGGCGAGATTCAGCCCCTGGGCGACGAGCGGCGCATCAAGGTGGATGTGCGCCTGGTCTGCGCCACCAACCGCCCGCTGGAAGAACTGGTGGAGCAGGGACTGTTTCGTGAAGACCTGTACTACCGCATCAATGTCTTTCCTGTGTTCATTCCGCCCCTGCGGGAAAGGCCGGAAGACATTTTGCCCATGGTCGAGCACTTTATCGAGATGTTCAGCAAGGAATACGGGCGGCCTGTGCGGCGCGTCTCAACCCCGGCCATTGATATGCTGCTTGCCTACCACTGGCCCGGCAACGTGCGCGAGCTGCGAAACGTGCTGGAAAGGGCGGTGCTTATCTGCGACGACGCCGTGCTGCGCTCGCACCATTTGCCGGGCATGCTCCAGGGGGCAAAGGGCGGCACGCCCATATGGACGACGGGCACTATGGGCCTGACGGAAACCGTGGCCAATGTGGAGCGCGAGCTCATTGTCGCCGCCCTGGCCAAAGCCGGGGGCAACATTCACCAGGCCGCGCGGGATTTGAATATAACATACCGTATTATTTATTATAAAATGAAAAAATACGATATTGACTTCAAAAAGTATCTGCCCCCCAGCATAACAGGTTCAAGGCCGGTGGCGCTGACGCCTGGATCAGAGGCGCGCGGCGTCTCGTAG
- the nifE gene encoding nitrogenase iron-molybdenum cofactor biosynthesis protein NifE, with the protein MSAEILEERRQSIHTKEEHGANTTKGNSGGCGGNGMRCDTASVAGAVSQRACVYCGARVVLNPITDAFHIVHGPIGCASYTWDIRGSLTSGSELYRNSFSTDLQEKDIVFGGAEKLAAAIDEAVANYAPKLIFVYATCIVGVIGDDIEAVCGQAEAKHGIRVIAVKAPGFSGTKSTGYRMACNALMQLMLPHAGQPKVQGVNILGDYNLAGEMWIIKNYLRAMGIPVVAAITGDAAYEALIKAPAAQLNIVQCAGSMMYLARRMEDELGVPWMRASFFGVEDTSTALRQVAERLGDVQALHRAETIIGKRSVEATDFLDRYRPHFVGKKAAIFVGGGFKAISLIRQFNEMGIETVLVGTQTGKPEDYEIIAGLVNPGTVILDDANPAELEAFMKEKGADILVGGVKERPLAYKLGIAFCDHNHERKHALGGFEGVENFTREVNLSLSSPVWKHTRGADSYAATASVQADLVRRALSDNPA; encoded by the coding sequence ATGTCTGCTGAAATACTTGAAGAACGTCGCCAATCCATCCACACCAAGGAAGAGCATGGCGCGAATACCACAAAGGGGAACAGTGGCGGCTGCGGCGGCAACGGCATGCGTTGCGACACGGCCAGCGTGGCCGGGGCCGTGAGCCAGAGGGCCTGCGTGTACTGTGGTGCGCGCGTGGTGCTCAACCCCATTACCGACGCCTTTCATATCGTGCACGGCCCCATCGGCTGCGCCAGCTATACCTGGGACATTCGCGGCAGCCTGACCAGCGGGTCGGAACTGTACCGCAACAGTTTTTCCACCGACCTTCAGGAAAAGGACATCGTCTTCGGCGGAGCGGAAAAACTCGCCGCCGCCATTGACGAAGCCGTGGCCAACTACGCGCCCAAGCTCATCTTTGTGTACGCCACCTGCATCGTGGGCGTCATCGGCGACGATATTGAGGCCGTATGCGGCCAGGCCGAAGCAAAGCACGGCATCCGCGTCATCGCGGTCAAGGCTCCGGGCTTTTCGGGCACCAAGTCCACAGGCTACCGCATGGCCTGCAACGCCCTCATGCAGCTCATGCTGCCGCACGCGGGCCAGCCCAAGGTGCAGGGCGTCAACATCCTTGGCGATTACAACCTGGCCGGGGAAATGTGGATCATCAAAAATTACCTGCGCGCCATGGGCATTCCCGTTGTTGCCGCCATCACCGGCGACGCGGCCTATGAGGCGCTTATCAAGGCTCCGGCCGCCCAGCTCAATATCGTGCAGTGCGCAGGCTCCATGATGTACCTCGCCCGCCGCATGGAAGACGAACTGGGCGTGCCCTGGATGCGCGCCAGCTTCTTTGGTGTTGAAGACACCTCAACGGCCCTGCGGCAGGTGGCCGAACGCCTGGGCGATGTGCAGGCCCTGCACCGCGCAGAGACCATTATCGGCAAGCGCTCCGTGGAGGCCACGGATTTTCTTGACCGCTACAGGCCGCACTTTGTGGGCAAAAAGGCCGCCATCTTTGTGGGCGGCGGCTTCAAGGCCATCTCGCTCATCCGTCAGTTCAACGAAATGGGCATTGAAACCGTGCTTGTGGGCACCCAGACCGGCAAGCCCGAAGATTATGAAATCATCGCGGGTCTGGTGAATCCCGGCACCGTCATTCTGGACGACGCCAACCCGGCGGAACTGGAAGCCTTCATGAAGGAAAAGGGCGCGGACATTCTGGTGGGCGGCGTCAAGGAACGCCCGCTGGCGTACAAACTGGGCATTGCCTTCTGCGATCACAACCACGAGCGCAAGCACGCGCTGGGCGGTTTTGAAGGCGTGGAAAACTTCACCCGCGAGGTGAATCTTTCCCTCAGCAGCCCGGTCTGGAAACACACGCGAGGGGCCGATTCCTACGCGGCCACGGCTTCTGTACAGGCCGACCTGGTGCGCCGGGCCCTGTCAGACAACCCCGCATAG
- a CDS encoding nitrogenase component 1 encodes MLDLTPKTHINRTGALINPCKTCQPVGALFAALGVHNCMPYSHGSQGCVSYHRTYLSRHFKEPAIACSSSFTEGACVFGGGPNIRQGAKNVFDVYDPDIIAVHTTCLSETIGDDLNTYIEEMDIPDGKLVVHCNTPSYVGSHVTGFANMMAGFIKYLATKGTATETVGVFPGFVNPGDIREYKHMLKRMKIRNIMFPDCSNVMDAPMTGKYKMYPDGGTTTDEIRALGSCRKVVALGRLTSEEPASQLKRKCGVDYDLLPLPLGLADTDTFIMALASLNGGDVDPYLEEERGRLLDLMLDANPYFYGKKVAVYGDPDTVLGLTRFCLELGMTPTYVLTGTPGDAFVRLATALFKEYGKESQCQAFAAKDLFDLHQFIKNEPVDLLLGNSHGKQIAKAENIPLVRAGFPVLDRYGHGSQSMVGYRGAFNLATKIADALMDEYDRHCADEDLELVM; translated from the coding sequence ATGCTCGACCTCACACCCAAGACCCACATCAATCGCACGGGCGCGCTCATCAACCCCTGCAAGACCTGTCAGCCCGTGGGCGCGCTGTTCGCCGCCCTTGGCGTGCACAACTGCATGCCTTACAGCCACGGGTCGCAAGGGTGCGTATCCTATCACCGCACCTATCTGAGCCGCCATTTCAAGGAACCTGCCATCGCCTGCTCCAGCTCCTTCACCGAAGGCGCGTGCGTGTTCGGCGGCGGCCCCAACATCCGTCAGGGCGCCAAGAACGTCTTTGACGTGTACGATCCCGACATCATTGCCGTGCACACCACCTGCCTTTCCGAAACCATCGGCGACGACCTCAATACCTATATTGAGGAGATGGACATCCCCGACGGCAAGCTTGTGGTGCACTGCAACACGCCCAGCTACGTGGGTTCGCACGTCACGGGTTTTGCCAACATGATGGCGGGCTTCATCAAGTATCTGGCCACCAAGGGCACGGCCACGGAAACGGTGGGGGTGTTTCCCGGTTTTGTGAACCCCGGCGACATCCGCGAATACAAGCACATGCTCAAGCGCATGAAGATCAGAAACATCATGTTCCCGGACTGCTCCAACGTCATGGACGCCCCCATGACAGGCAAATACAAGATGTATCCTGACGGCGGCACCACCACTGATGAGATTCGCGCGCTGGGTTCCTGCCGCAAGGTGGTGGCCCTGGGCCGACTCACCAGCGAGGAGCCTGCCAGCCAGCTCAAGCGCAAGTGCGGCGTGGACTACGACCTGCTGCCCCTGCCCCTCGGCCTGGCGGACACCGACACCTTCATCATGGCGCTGGCCTCGCTCAACGGCGGCGATGTGGACCCCTACCTTGAAGAAGAACGCGGCCGCCTGCTGGACCTCATGCTGGACGCCAACCCCTACTTCTACGGCAAAAAGGTGGCTGTGTACGGCGACCCCGACACGGTGCTCGGTCTGACCCGCTTCTGCCTCGAACTGGGCATGACTCCAACCTATGTGCTCACGGGCACGCCCGGCGATGCCTTTGTGCGGCTGGCCACGGCCCTGTTCAAGGAATACGGCAAGGAATCGCAGTGCCAGGCCTTTGCCGCCAAGGATCTCTTTGACCTGCACCAGTTCATCAAGAACGAACCTGTGGATCTTCTGCTGGGCAACTCGCACGGCAAGCAGATTGCCAAGGCCGAGAACATTCCCCTGGTGCGGGCGGGCTTTCCCGTGCTTGACCGCTACGGACACGGCTCGCAGAGCATGGTGGGCTACCGCGGGGCCTTCAATCTGGCCACAAAAATCGCGGACGCCCTTATGGACGAATACGACCGCCACTGCGCGGATGAAGATCTGGAACTTGTTATGTAG
- the nifD gene encoding nitrogenase molybdenum-iron protein alpha chain, whose product MTMDASARVLERYNAKVFKNRKEHMLRINPEEAQQITANTRAIPGIMTNRGCCYAGCKGVVLGPIKDMVLITHGPVGCGFYSWGTRRNKARAEEGAPNFIQYCFTTDLQEPDIVFGGTKKLKAAIDEIMQLMSPKTIMIAATCPVGLIGDDIQAVAAEAEEQYGIRCVAYNCEGYKGVSQSAGHHIANNGLMKRVIGTGDYEPATKYSVNILGEYNIGGDGWEQERILRKIGYEVVSVFTGDGEIERIASSHKANLNLVQCHRSINYIAEMMKTKYGVDWLKVNFIGLEGTIESLRHMAAYFGDPALIQRTEEVIAEELAEVQDEMAAARARLDGLTAALFVGGSRSHHYQGLLKELGVRTVLAGYEFGHRDDYEGREVIPSIKDDADSKNIEHITVEKDDKKYHAYLTQQEYDKLAALIPLEKYDGMIRDMDAGTFVVDDLNMYEADKFMEVLKPDMFFSGIKDKYALQKAGTLSRQLHSYDYSGPYAGFKGAVQFAKDVCLGFFTPAWHMVTPPWKTRATLQGTVGE is encoded by the coding sequence ATGACTATGGACGCCAGCGCCAGAGTGCTTGAGCGCTATAACGCCAAGGTATTCAAGAACCGCAAGGAGCACATGCTCCGCATCAATCCGGAAGAGGCGCAGCAGATCACGGCCAACACCCGCGCCATCCCCGGCATAATGACCAACCGCGGCTGCTGTTACGCAGGCTGCAAGGGCGTGGTGCTCGGCCCCATCAAGGATATGGTGCTCATTACCCATGGCCCCGTGGGCTGCGGCTTCTACAGCTGGGGCACACGCCGCAACAAGGCCAGGGCTGAAGAAGGCGCGCCCAACTTTATCCAGTACTGCTTCACCACCGATTTGCAGGAGCCGGACATCGTTTTTGGCGGCACAAAAAAGCTCAAGGCCGCCATTGACGAGATCATGCAGCTCATGAGCCCCAAGACCATCATGATAGCGGCCACCTGCCCCGTGGGTCTTATCGGCGACGACATCCAGGCCGTGGCCGCCGAGGCTGAAGAGCAGTACGGCATCCGCTGCGTGGCCTACAACTGCGAAGGCTACAAGGGCGTCAGCCAGTCCGCCGGGCACCACATCGCCAACAACGGCCTCATGAAGCGCGTCATCGGCACGGGCGACTATGAACCCGCCACCAAGTATTCCGTCAACATCCTTGGCGAATACAACATCGGCGGCGACGGTTGGGAGCAGGAACGCATACTGCGAAAGATAGGCTATGAAGTGGTCTCCGTCTTCACGGGCGACGGTGAAATAGAACGCATCGCCAGTTCCCACAAGGCCAACCTCAACCTTGTGCAGTGCCACCGCTCCATCAATTACATCGCCGAAATGATGAAGACCAAGTACGGCGTTGACTGGCTCAAGGTCAACTTCATCGGTCTTGAAGGCACCATCGAAAGCCTGCGCCACATGGCCGCCTACTTTGGCGACCCGGCCCTCATCCAGCGCACGGAAGAGGTCATTGCCGAGGAACTGGCCGAGGTTCAGGACGAAATGGCCGCCGCCAGGGCCCGCCTCGACGGCCTTACCGCCGCGCTCTTTGTGGGCGGCAGCCGCTCGCACCACTACCAGGGCCTGCTCAAGGAACTGGGCGTGCGCACCGTGCTGGCTGGCTACGAGTTCGGCCACCGCGACGACTATGAAGGCCGTGAAGTCATCCCCAGCATCAAGGACGACGCCGACAGCAAGAACATCGAACACATCACGGTTGAAAAGGACGACAAGAAGTACCACGCCTATCTCACCCAGCAAGAATACGACAAGCTTGCCGCGCTGATTCCTCTGGAAAAATACGACGGCATGATCCGCGACATGGACGCGGGAACCTTTGTGGTGGACGACCTCAACATGTACGAGGCCGACAAGTTTATGGAAGTTCTCAAGCCGGACATGTTTTTCTCCGGCATCAAGGACAAGTACGCCCTGCAAAAGGCCGGCACGCTCTCCCGTCAGCTGCACAGCTATGACTACAGCGGCCCCTACGCAGGCTTCAAGGGCGCAGTGCAGTTCGCCAAAGACGTCTGCCTTGGCTTCTTCACCCCGGCGTGGCACATGGTCACGCCGCCCTGGAAGACCCGCGCCACCCTGCAAGGCACAGTGGGAGAATAG
- a CDS encoding Crp/Fnr family transcriptional regulator translates to MKFSNINLLDELARPELAPLLSAFHERRYARQAIIFAPQYDDDLAEQEPDKKQKGNFVFIVKSGLVRIYLSYGDREFTIAFLKPGDLYVSHSNAFVQVLEDAVLLLLDTPTFNRCMMTIPEFTVPIVRVLGGMLKSCFSIIDGLALRDVTVRLARLLMDLAHENEGSSSEGSSKERLIRLPLSGEMLAQTLGTSRQTISTLLTDFTRLGILQKEQRGLYRILDENRLRELLH, encoded by the coding sequence ATGAAATTCAGCAATATCAATCTGCTTGACGAATTGGCCCGGCCGGAACTGGCCCCCCTGCTGTCTGCCTTTCATGAAAGACGCTATGCCCGGCAGGCCATTATTTTCGCACCCCAATATGACGACGACCTTGCGGAGCAGGAGCCGGACAAAAAGCAGAAGGGCAATTTTGTCTTCATAGTCAAATCCGGGCTGGTGCGCATCTATCTTTCCTATGGCGACAGGGAGTTTACCATTGCCTTTCTCAAGCCCGGCGACCTCTACGTGAGCCACTCCAACGCCTTTGTGCAGGTGCTGGAAGACGCCGTTCTTCTGCTGCTTGATACGCCCACGTTCAACCGGTGCATGATGACCATACCCGAATTTACCGTGCCCATTGTGCGGGTGCTGGGCGGTATGCTGAAAAGCTGTTTCAGCATTATCGACGGCCTCGCCCTGCGCGACGTGACCGTGCGGCTGGCGCGGCTGCTCATGGATCTTGCCCACGAAAATGAAGGTAGCTCAAGTGAAGGCAGCTCAAAGGAGCGGCTTATCCGGCTGCCCCTCTCCGGCGAAATGCTGGCGCAGACGCTCGGCACGTCACGCCAGACCATCTCCACCTTGCTCACCGACTTTACCCGTCTGGGCATCCTGCAAAAAGAGCAGCGCGGCCTGTACCGCATCCTGGACGAAAACCGCTTGCGCGAACTGCTGCATTAA
- a CDS encoding P-II family nitrogen regulator, which produces MQMIRTIIRPEKTTEVLSELMSAGFPAVTKLDVVGRGKQKGIMVGDVQYDEIPKQMLMLVVNDEDKDDAIRVILHVARTGENGHYGDGRIFVSSVSEAWTISTGKAGL; this is translated from the coding sequence ATGCAGATGATCCGCACCATCATTCGCCCCGAAAAAACCACTGAAGTGCTTTCCGAGCTCATGTCCGCCGGGTTTCCTGCGGTCACCAAGCTGGATGTGGTGGGCCGGGGCAAGCAGAAAGGCATCATGGTCGGCGATGTGCAATACGACGAAATACCCAAGCAGATGCTCATGCTTGTGGTCAACGATGAAGACAAGGACGACGCCATCCGCGTTATCCTGCACGTGGCCCGCACTGGCGAAAACGGCCACTACGGCGACGGGCGCATCTTTGTGTCGTCCGTCAGCGAGGCATGGACCATCAGCACCGGCAAGGCCGGTTTGTAG
- the nifH gene encoding nitrogenase iron protein: MRQVAIYGKGGIGKSTTTQNLNAGLGEMGKHIMIVGCDPKADSTRLILGGLAQQSVLDTLREEGEDIDLDLVLKEGFKGIRCVESGGPEPGVGCAGRGIITSIGLLERLGAYTEDLDYVFYDVLGDVVCGGFAMPIREGKAREIYIVASGEMMALYAANNICKGVKKYANTGGVRLGGIICNSRKVDGEAELVAAVAKEIGSQMIHFVPRDNMVQRAEINKQTVIEFDPSCEQADEYRTLAKKIDGNDMFVVPKPLSQERLEELLMEHGILDA, encoded by the coding sequence ATGCGCCAGGTAGCAATTTACGGAAAGGGCGGCATCGGCAAGTCCACCACCACACAGAACCTCAATGCCGGTCTCGGCGAAATGGGCAAGCACATCATGATCGTGGGCTGTGACCCCAAGGCGGACTCCACCCGCCTCATCCTCGGCGGCCTTGCCCAGCAGAGCGTGCTCGACACCCTGCGTGAGGAAGGCGAGGACATCGACCTTGATCTGGTGCTCAAGGAAGGCTTCAAGGGCATCCGCTGCGTGGAATCCGGCGGCCCCGAACCGGGCGTGGGCTGCGCCGGGCGCGGCATCATCACCTCCATCGGGCTTCTGGAACGCCTCGGCGCGTACACCGAAGACCTTGATTACGTGTTCTACGACGTCCTCGGCGACGTTGTCTGCGGCGGCTTTGCCATGCCCATCCGTGAAGGCAAGGCCCGGGAAATCTACATCGTGGCCTCAGGTGAAATGATGGCGCTCTATGCCGCCAACAACATCTGCAAGGGTGTAAAAAAATATGCCAATACCGGCGGCGTGCGCCTCGGCGGCATCATCTGCAACAGCCGCAAGGTCGATGGCGAAGCCGAGCTTGTGGCCGCAGTGGCCAAGGAAATCGGCAGCCAGATGATCCACTTCGTCCCCCGCGACAACATGGTGCAAAGGGCTGAAATCAACAAGCAGACGGTCATCGAGTTCGATCCCTCCTGCGAGCAGGCCGACGAATACCGTACCCTGGCCAAAAAGATTGACGGCAACGACATGTTCGTCGTTCCCAAGCCCCTGAGCCAGGAAAGGCTTGAAGAACTGCTCATGGAACACGGCATCCTGGACGCATAG
- a CDS encoding P-II family nitrogen regulator encodes MQEIVAIVRANMVGPTKLALTKAGCPSFSCAKCLGRGKKGMDNATLRMVMENGELPRTPTGESLTEVGRLIPKRLFNICVPDDKADAVIRAIIEANSTAHPGDGKIFVMSVEESYVVRTGERVDA; translated from the coding sequence ATGCAGGAGATTGTCGCCATTGTGCGGGCCAATATGGTCGGCCCCACAAAACTGGCCCTGACCAAGGCGGGTTGCCCCTCATTCAGCTGTGCCAAGTGCCTTGGCCGGGGGAAGAAAGGCATGGATAACGCCACCCTGCGCATGGTTATGGAAAACGGCGAACTGCCGCGCACCCCCACGGGAGAATCGCTGACCGAGGTTGGCCGTCTCATTCCCAAGCGCCTGTTCAACATCTGTGTGCCCGATGACAAGGCCGACGCCGTTATCAGGGCCATCATAGAAGCCAACAGCACCGCCCACCCCGGCGACGGCAAGATATTCGTCATGTCGGTGGAAGAATCCTACGTGGTTCGTACGGGCGAGCGCGTTGACGCATAA